Part of the Pseudomonas lijiangensis genome is shown below.
ACCGGTGCGCAATCGTGAGTTTGGCAAAACGCTGGCGGGTGTCCTGGGGCGGCCCGCCTTCATGCCGTTGCCGGGGCTGGTGTTGCGTGTGGCGCTGGGTGAGTTGTCCGTGCTGCTGCTGGGTGGCCAGCGTGCCCGACCGGCGCGTTTGCTGGAGGCAGGTTTTACCTTCCGATTTACTGATCTGCGCGCTGCCCTGAGTGACTTTTCGGGCCGCCACTGAAGCCATTGAAATAGGATGTTGCATGACCGATCACGCGCTCTTGCTGGTCAATCTGGGTTCGCCTGCTTCCACAGCAGTGCCGGACGTACGCCGGTATCTCAATCAGTTCCTGATGGATCCTTATGTCATCGACTTGCCGTGGCCGGTTCGCAGGCTGCTGGTCTCGCTGATCCTGATCAAGCGTCCCGAGCAGTCGGCGCATGCGTATGCATCCATCTGGTGGGATGACGGCTCTCCGCTGGTTGTGTTGAGCAAGCGCTTGCAGGAGGCCATGAAAAAGGAATGGACCCAGGGTCCGGTCGAGCTGGCGATGCGTTATGGCGAGCCCTCCATCGAAACAGTGCTCACGCGTCTGGCCGGGCAGGGCATCAGGAAAGTGACGCTTGCCCCGCTTTATCCACAGTTCGCCGACAGCACCGTCACGACGGTGATTGAAGAGGCCAGGCGGGTCGTGAAGGCCAAGTCGCTGGCAATGGAATTTTCACTGCTCAAGCCTTTTTTCGATCAGGACGAGTACATCGACGCCCTGGTGGAAAACGTTCGCCCGCATTTGCAGCAGCCTCACGATCACCTGCTGCTGAGTTTTCACGGCCTGCCGGAAAGGCACCTGACCAAGCTCGACCCTACCGGCAACCACTGCCTCAAGAATGAAAACTGCTGCATGACCGCTCCGCCGGAAGTGGTCGCTACCTGCTATCGCGCGCAATGCATACGCTCGGCGGCAGCCTTTGCCGAGCGCATGGGGATTCCTGATGGTAAATGGTCGGTGTCGTTTCAGTCGCGTCTTGGACGTGCCAAGTGGATCGAACCCTACACCGAAGCGCGTCTTGATGAGCTGGCAGCCCAGGGCGTGAAGAAGCTGCTGGTGATGTGCCCGGCATTCGTTGCCGACTGCATCGAGACGCTGGAAGAGATCGGGGATCGTGGAGCGGAGCAGTTCAAGGAGGCGGGCGGCGAAGAGTTGGTGCTGGTGCCTTGCCTGAATGACGACCCGAACTGGGCCAGGGCCTTGAACCGGTTGTGTGAAAAGGCACAACCGATGCAATAAGTCCAACCCGCAGTAGGAGCGAATTCATTCGCGAACAGCATCACGAATGAATTCGTTCCCACCCGTATTTATGGCAACTGCTTGTTCTTCCAGCTGTCATTGCCCGGCAGAATCAGGTTCAAGGCAATCGCAGTAATGGCGCACAGGGCGATGCCCTTGAGGCCGAAGTCATCGGGACCGTTGCCGGTGCCGATCAGCACGCCGCCGATACCGAACACCAGGGTCACCGAAACAATCACCAGATTACGTGCCTCGGCCAGATCGACCTTGTGCCGAATCAGTGTGTTCATCCCCACCGCAGCAATCGAACCGAACAACAGGCACAGAATCCCGCCCATGACCGGCACGGGAATGCTCTGCAGCAGCGCACCGAACTTGCCGATGAAGGCCAGGGCAATGGCGAAGACCGAAGCCCAGGTCATGATGGCCGGGTTGTAGTTCTTGGTCAGCATCACCGCGCCTGTCACTTCGGCATAGGTGGTGTTGGGCGGGCCGCCGAACAGGCCGGCTGCCGTGGTCGCGATACCGTCGCCAAACAGGGTGCGATGCAGGCCCGGTTTTTTCAGGTAGTCGCGTCCGGTCACGCTGCCGACCGCGATCACTCCGCCGATGTGCTCGATGGCCGGAGCCAGTGCCACCGGCACAATGAACAGGATGGCTTGCCAGTTGAACTCAGGTGCCGTGAAGTGCGGCAGAGCCAGCCAGGGTGCTGCGGCAATCTTCGCGGTGTCCACCACGCCAAAGTAGAACGACAGCGCAAAGCCCACCAGCACGCCGGAAATGATCGGCACCAGACGGAAAATGCCTTTGCCGAACACGGCCACGATCAGCGTCGTCAGCAGGGCTGGCATCGAGATCAGCATGGCGGTCTTGTAGGGGATCAGCTCGGCGCCGTCACCCGACTTGCCCATCGCCATATTGGCGGCAATCGGCGCCATGGCCAGACCGATGGAGATGATCACCGGGCCGATGACGACCGGTGGCAGCAGGCGATCGATAAAGCCCGTGCCCTTGATCTTCACGGCCAGGCCCAGGAAGGTGTAGACGAAACCCGCCGCCATGACACCGCCCATGGTCGCGGCCAGGCCGAACTGGCCCTTGGCGAGAATGATCGGAGTGATGAAGGCAAAGCTCGAGGCCAGGAAGACCGGCACCTGACGGCCCGTAACCATCTGGAACAGCAACGTGCCCAGGCCCGCAGTGAACAGCGCCACGTTGGGGTCGAGGCCGGTAATGAGCGGCATCAGCACCAGGGCGCCAAAGGCCACGAACAGCATTTGGGCGCCGGAAAGTACCGTGCGCCACAGTGGATCGTTGAATTCGGACTGCTTCATCGAATTACGCGTCCTTTTGCTTGGTGCCGAAGATCTTGTCACCCGCATCACCCAGACCCGGAATGATGTAGCCATGTTCGTTCAGGTGCTGGTCGATGGACGCTGTGTAGATGATCACGTCCGGGTGAGATTTCTCCACGGCAGCGATGCCCTCGGGCGCAGCGACCAGCACCATGGCGCGGATTTCCTTGCAGCCCGCTTTCTTGAGCAGGTCGATGGTCGCGATCATCGAACCGCCGGTGGCCAGCATCGGATCAATGATCATCGCCAGACGCTCGTCGATTTCCGGGACCAGCTTTTCCAGGTAAGTGTGGGCTTCCAGGGTTTCTTCGTTGCGTGCCAGGCCCACGGCGCTGACCTTGGCGCCCGGAATCAGGCTCAGCACGCCGTCGAGCATGCCGATACCGGCGCGCAGGATCGGTACGACGGTGATTTTTTTGCCAGCGATCTTCTCGACCTGTACGGTTCCGCACCAGCCTTCGATGTCGTAGCTTTCCAGCGGCAGATCCGAGGTGGCTTCATAAGTAAGCAGTGCGCCGACTTCCTGTGCCAGCTCACGGAAATTCTTGGTGCTGATGTCAGCGCGGCGCATCAGGCCGAGCTTGTGGCGGATCAGCGGATGACGGATTTCACGAATGGGCATAAGAAAAGGCTCCAGCAGGGGGCAAAAAAACGGCCTAGATTAATCTATTCAGCTGTGACTGTCTTAAAGCGCATGCAGTATCGTGACGCAAGGTATGAATCCTTGCCCTTGGGCACCACTCGCAACGTTAGTCCATAATCGCTTGCCCTGAATGAACGGGATGCGTACCTTTGCCCGCTTTTCTCAAACTGCCCATCTGGAGAGCTTCATGTCCGCTGATCTCGAGCATATCCGTCAAATCATGCGCGAGGCCGATTGCCTCTACACCGAGGCTGAAGTCGATGCTGCCATCGCTCGCGTCGGAGCGCAGATCAACGCTGAACTGGCCGACCGTAATCCTGTTGTTTTCTGTGTGATGAATGGCGGCCTGATCTTCTCGGGCAAACTGCTGACGCATCTGAACTTCCCGCTGGAAGCGTCTTACCTGCACGCGACCCGCTATCGCAACGAAACCACCGGTGGCGACCTGTTCTGGAAAGCCAAGCCGGAAGTCTCGTTCATCGATCGTGACGTGCTGATCATCGACGACATTCTCGACGAAGGTCATACCCTGGGCGCCATCATCGACTTCTGCCGCCATGCCGGCGCTAGTGCGGTGCACACCGCGGTGTTGATCGACAAGGATCACGACCGCAAGGCCCGTCCTGATCTGAAAGCCGATTTCGTTGGCCTGCCATGCGTGGACCGTTATATCTTCGGCTACGGCATGGACTACAAAGGTTACTGGCGCAATGCTGCCGGGATCTATGCGGTCAAGGGCATGTAATTGATCGTCGCGCCAGGAATGCCCCCAAGGGGTATTCCTGCGCTGTGGCACAGGAATGAGTGCGGGTTTCTCAGGGAAGTTCTGAATGAAATTATCGATTTCCGGCGCCATGGCGCTTGCGGTGTTCTGCGGTCTGGCATCGGTTGCACCGGCTTACGCTGAACCCATGCATGGCCAGTACCTGCCTCCCGATGATCTGAACCTGCGCGCAGGTGTGCCCGAACAGCAGCAGTTGCTGCAGATAACCGAATACTCGGTGGTGATTGGCAATCAGCGCCAGTCCAGCCAGCAGCCGATCCCCATTACGTCACCGACGCTGCTGCGCCTCAAGGGCAAGCCGCTGAACAAGGGCGCGACCATTTCCGAAGTGATCATTCACTTCGATGCCGAAAGCAAGAGTCTGAAAAAGCCGACCTACGATGAGTCGTCCCGGATTCTGACGCTCTATTACCCGGTCAACCAGTATCGGGCCGTGGTGGACCTGCTGCGCAATGAAAAGGTTTATTGCCAGTTTCTTGTCTATGCCAACGGCCATGTCTGGGCCGATCTGCATACTGCGGTGCTACGCACGCGTTGAGCCGCGCACGCGCACAAGGGTAAACTGCCCGCCCGTGAAAGTGTATGCGACCAGTTGGAGCCCGCAATGCGTAAAGACAAGAAGCAGTTGATTGGGGACGAGATCGGCGATGAGCAGATCAAACTGTTCCTCGACTTCGAGCCGTACGATGCCACCTCGCCGTCGCTGCACAAATTGATCAAGGCTTACCGTGGCCTGCGGATCGATGACTTCGAGCGTTTCCTGGTGTTCTTCAAGGAAGCCGGTTACGACCTGGATGGCAAGGATGAGCAAGGCAACGATTTCGTCGCCCTGATCAAGGATCAGCGCAATGCTGAAGACTATATCGAGCTGATCGCCCAGGCTCGCGGATAAATCTGTTCCTGCGGCGTGGGAGCGAATTTATTCGCGAAACGGTATTTGAGGCGACGCATCACTGTTGGATGTACCCTTTCGCGAATGAATTCGCTCCCACACAAGCTAATTCATTCGCGAAAGATCGCTACTTACTTTCTGGCCTGATAAGCCTTCCCGTAGTGGCGTTCCAGCCGCGCCTGCAACAACTCCAGCCCGATGGACATGATCCAGTAAAGCACCGCCGCCGTGGTCAGCATCTCGATATAGCGATAGCTGGAGCGACCGTAGGACTGGGCCAGGAACATCACTTCCCAGACACCCATCACCGAAATCAGCGACGAATCCTTGAGCATCGAGATGAACTGGTTGGTGGTGGGCGGGATGATGGTGCGCATGGCCTGGGGCAGGGTGACGCGCCAGAAGATCTGCGCAGGCCGCAAGGCCAGTGCCAGTGCCGCTTCACGCTGACCGGCTGCGACACCGATGATGCCCGCCCGGAATATCTCGCTCAGGTAAGCGCCATAGTTCAGGGACAGTGCGATGATGCCGGCCACGATTGCTCCGGGCACGATTCCTACCTGAGGCAGGCCCAGGTAAATCAGCATGATTTGGATCAGCAGCGGTGTGCCGCGGAAGAACGAGGCATAGAAGCTCGCAATGCCAAAGGCCACCGCACTGCTGGACAGCCGTGCCAGAGCCACGACAAAACCCAGCAGCACCGAGACGACAATCGAGCACAGGCACACGAACAACGTCAGCGCCGCGCCCTGCAGAAAACCGTTGGGTGACAGGCTCAGGCCGACCAGATTCGGCAGTTTGTCGAGAATGATCGAGAACTTCAGGTCGAAGCTCAGGAAGAACCCGGCAAACAGGGCGAACATCGCCGCCCAGGTCAGATAGAGCCTTGTACGGAAACCGAAGACACGCTTGAGCAGGCTCTGGGCCTGCTCGGGTGGGCGTTGAGGCTGGAAGGAAGTCATTTGCTGATGTCAGCGCCGATCCACTTCTGCGACAGCTTGGTCAGAGTGCCGTCCTGTTTGAGTTCGGCAAAGACCTGACGAACCTTGGCGTCCCATTCGGCATCGCCTTTCTCGATGGCGACGAAGTTGGGCTCTTCGTACAGCGAGGCACCAGCCAGCTTGAAGCGCTTGTCCTGATCCAGGCGTGGCTGGGCCGTGACCAGATTGGTGAGGATGGCATCCAGGCGCACACCGGCACCCAGGCCCAGATCCTGGAACGCAACGTTATCGTTGTCGTAAGGGGCAATCTGAACGTTCTCGAACGGGTATTCCAGCGGCTTGTCTTCAGCGCCTTCGATCACCAGGTTCTTGTTCAGGTAGCTTTCATAGCTGGACGCGCTGGTGAGGCCGACCTTCTTGTTGCTCAGGTCCTTGGCCGAATGGATGCGATCATCCTTGGCGTTGACCACGATCACCGCAGGCGAGGCGTAGTACTCGACAGGGAAGTTGAAGACTTCAGCGCGGGATTTGCTCGGGGTCATGGAGCAGACGCAGATGTCGTAGCGACCACTCCAGCGGCCAGCGGCGATCACGTCCCATGAAGGCGTTTCAAGACGCAGCTTGACGCCCAGCTTGTCTGCGACAGCTTTGGCGACGTCGACATCGAAGCCGTCCAGCTGGTTTTTATCATTCAGGAAAGAGAAGGGCGGGTAACTTTCCATCAGGACGTTTACCAGTTCCTTGTTCTTCTGTACGCGGTCCAGTGTGGCACCGGCGAAGGTCTGAGTCGATGCAGCCAGAGTGACCAGGCCAATGCCCAGCAGAGCGCTAAGTTTCAAAGCTATCCCCTGAAAAAATGATTGTAGTTTGGATAAAGCGCTGTATTAAATACGTTATACCAAGCTCATTCCTAATGAGTTTTTTTCATAAAGATATAAGTAGATGGCATATGACTCAGCGCTCGACTGTAATTCTTGACGGCGGCATGGGCCGCGAGCTTCAGCGCCGAGGCGCTCCCTTCCGCCAGCCCGAGTGGTCGGCCCTCGCCCTGAGCGAGGCACCCGAAGCGGTGCGTGCCGTGCATACCGCCTATATCGACAGTGGCGCCCAGGTGATCACCAGCAACAGCTACGCCGTCGTGCCTTTTCATATTGGCGAGGAACGCTTTGCTCGCGAAGGCCAGGCACTGGCTGATCTTGCCGGTCGACTGGCTCGCGAGTCGGCGGATGCCTCGGGCGGACGTGCCAAGGTAGCTGGCTCCCTGCCGCCGCTGTTCGGTTCCTACCGTCCGGACCTCTACAAGCCGGAACTGGCTGCTGAAGTCCTGAAGCCGCTGGTGGCCGGTCTGGCCCCGCATGTGGATCTGTGGCTGGCCGAAACTCAAAGCTGCATCATCGAAGCCCGGACCATCCGTGCCGGTCTGCCTGCCGATGGCAAACCGTTCTGGCTGTCCTTCACGCTTCAGGACGAAGACACTGACGAAGTGGCGCGTCTGCGTTCCGGTGAGCCGGTGGCCGATGCGGCCCGTGCCGCTGCCGAACTGGGTGCTGCTGCGCTGCTGTTCAACTGCAGCCAGCCTGAGGTGATCGGTGCAGCCATCGATGCCGCTCGCGAAGTGTTCAAGTCATTGAACGTCGAGATCGCCATCGGTGCTTACGCCAATGCCTTCCCGCCGCAACCCAAGGATGCCAAGGCCAACGATGGTCTGGATGAGCTGCGCGCAGACCTTGATCCTCAAGGCTATCAGCAGTGGGCGGCGGACTGGGTCAAGCGTGGCGCTACGCATATCGGTGGTTGCTGTGGCATTGGCCCGGAG
Proteins encoded:
- the hemH gene encoding ferrochelatase, which codes for MTDHALLLVNLGSPASTAVPDVRRYLNQFLMDPYVIDLPWPVRRLLVSLILIKRPEQSAHAYASIWWDDGSPLVVLSKRLQEAMKKEWTQGPVELAMRYGEPSIETVLTRLAGQGIRKVTLAPLYPQFADSTVTTVIEEARRVVKAKSLAMEFSLLKPFFDQDEYIDALVENVRPHLQQPHDHLLLSFHGLPERHLTKLDPTGNHCLKNENCCMTAPPEVVATCYRAQCIRSAAAFAERMGIPDGKWSVSFQSRLGRAKWIEPYTEARLDELAAQGVKKLLVMCPAFVADCIETLEEIGDRGAEQFKEAGGEELVLVPCLNDDPNWARALNRLCEKAQPMQ
- a CDS encoding PA4642 family protein, with the translated sequence MRKDKKQLIGDEIGDEQIKLFLDFEPYDATSPSLHKLIKAYRGLRIDDFERFLVFFKEAGYDLDGKDEQGNDFVALIKDQRNAEDYIELIAQARG
- a CDS encoding amino acid ABC transporter permease; this encodes MTSFQPQRPPEQAQSLLKRVFGFRTRLYLTWAAMFALFAGFFLSFDLKFSIILDKLPNLVGLSLSPNGFLQGAALTLFVCLCSIVVSVLLGFVVALARLSSSAVAFGIASFYASFFRGTPLLIQIMLIYLGLPQVGIVPGAIVAGIIALSLNYGAYLSEIFRAGIIGVAAGQREAALALALRPAQIFWRVTLPQAMRTIIPPTTNQFISMLKDSSLISVMGVWEVMFLAQSYGRSSYRYIEMLTTAAVLYWIMSIGLELLQARLERHYGKAYQARK
- a CDS encoding homocysteine S-methyltransferase family protein codes for the protein MTQRSTVILDGGMGRELQRRGAPFRQPEWSALALSEAPEAVRAVHTAYIDSGAQVITSNSYAVVPFHIGEERFAREGQALADLAGRLARESADASGGRAKVAGSLPPLFGSYRPDLYKPELAAEVLKPLVAGLAPHVDLWLAETQSCIIEARTIRAGLPADGKPFWLSFTLQDEDTDEVARLRSGEPVADAARAAAELGAAALLFNCSQPEVIGAAIDAAREVFKSLNVEIAIGAYANAFPPQPKDAKANDGLDELRADLDPQGYQQWAADWVKRGATHIGGCCGIGPEHIAVLAKSL
- a CDS encoding hypoxanthine-guanine phosphoribosyltransferase; this translates as MSADLEHIRQIMREADCLYTEAEVDAAIARVGAQINAELADRNPVVFCVMNGGLIFSGKLLTHLNFPLEASYLHATRYRNETTGGDLFWKAKPEVSFIDRDVLIIDDILDEGHTLGAIIDFCRHAGASAVHTAVLIDKDHDRKARPDLKADFVGLPCVDRYIFGYGMDYKGYWRNAAGIYAVKGM
- the upp gene encoding uracil phosphoribosyltransferase, translating into MPIREIRHPLIRHKLGLMRRADISTKNFRELAQEVGALLTYEATSDLPLESYDIEGWCGTVQVEKIAGKKITVVPILRAGIGMLDGVLSLIPGAKVSAVGLARNEETLEAHTYLEKLVPEIDERLAMIIDPMLATGGSMIATIDLLKKAGCKEIRAMVLVAAPEGIAAVEKSHPDVIIYTASIDQHLNEHGYIIPGLGDAGDKIFGTKQKDA
- a CDS encoding ABC transporter substrate-binding protein, encoding MKLSALLGIGLVTLAASTQTFAGATLDRVQKNKELVNVLMESYPPFSFLNDKNQLDGFDVDVAKAVADKLGVKLRLETPSWDVIAAGRWSGRYDICVCSMTPSKSRAEVFNFPVEYYASPAVIVVNAKDDRIHSAKDLSNKKVGLTSASSYESYLNKNLVIEGAEDKPLEYPFENVQIAPYDNDNVAFQDLGLGAGVRLDAILTNLVTAQPRLDQDKRFKLAGASLYEEPNFVAIEKGDAEWDAKVRQVFAELKQDGTLTKLSQKWIGADISK
- a CDS encoding uracil-xanthine permease family protein, with amino-acid sequence MKQSEFNDPLWRTVLSGAQMLFVAFGALVLMPLITGLDPNVALFTAGLGTLLFQMVTGRQVPVFLASSFAFITPIILAKGQFGLAATMGGVMAAGFVYTFLGLAVKIKGTGFIDRLLPPVVIGPVIISIGLAMAPIAANMAMGKSGDGAELIPYKTAMLISMPALLTTLIVAVFGKGIFRLVPIISGVLVGFALSFYFGVVDTAKIAAAPWLALPHFTAPEFNWQAILFIVPVALAPAIEHIGGVIAVGSVTGRDYLKKPGLHRTLFGDGIATTAAGLFGGPPNTTYAEVTGAVMLTKNYNPAIMTWASVFAIALAFIGKFGALLQSIPVPVMGGILCLLFGSIAAVGMNTLIRHKVDLAEARNLVIVSVTLVFGIGGVLIGTGNGPDDFGLKGIALCAITAIALNLILPGNDSWKNKQLP